A genomic stretch from Deltaproteobacteria bacterium IMCC39524 includes:
- a CDS encoding helix-turn-helix transcriptional regulator encodes MSTINNAKRTRSANRQQIEELQKTPRSIVAWSEDYPNGHVISMHQHDRAQLLYASMGVMTVETSHGLWVVPPLRAVWIPALADHKITCSGKVLMRTLYVRPDALTQPLDNCCVVSVSPLLRELILYAVEMPRLYDTAGADGRIERVIIDCIERLTVAPLELATPESERLQRILTSLIKDPSDQRTLSEWASLVGMTSRTLARHIQAETNLTFGQWRQQIRLLEALRRLGRKEAVTTVAIDLGYDSPSAFIAMFKKALGSTPGRYFKEVLPLRAPKLH; translated from the coding sequence ATGTCGACAATAAATAACGCGAAAAGGACAAGATCAGCCAACAGGCAGCAAATTGAAGAGCTGCAGAAAACACCACGTTCAATCGTTGCATGGTCTGAGGACTATCCCAATGGACATGTCATCAGCATGCATCAACATGACCGAGCGCAGTTACTTTATGCTTCAATGGGTGTTATGACTGTTGAGACGTCTCACGGCCTCTGGGTCGTACCGCCATTACGCGCAGTATGGATTCCGGCCCTTGCAGACCACAAGATTACTTGCTCAGGCAAGGTATTGATGCGCACCCTCTACGTGAGACCAGACGCCTTGACTCAACCATTAGATAATTGTTGTGTCGTTTCGGTTTCACCACTGTTGCGAGAACTCATTCTTTACGCTGTCGAAATGCCAAGGCTGTATGACACGGCTGGTGCTGACGGGAGAATCGAGCGCGTCATCATTGATTGCATTGAAAGGCTTACTGTTGCACCCCTTGAACTTGCGACTCCTGAGAGCGAGAGGTTGCAAAGGATTCTGACAAGTTTAATAAAGGATCCATCTGATCAACGAACACTTTCAGAATGGGCGAGCCTGGTAGGCATGACGAGTCGTACCCTAGCCCGTCATATACAAGCAGAGACAAACCTCACATTTGGACAGTGGAGACAACAAATCAGACTACTTGAGGCACTGAGGAGATTAGGGAGAAAGGAAGCTGTTACAACAGTAGCTATCGACCTTGGGTATGATAGTCCCAGTGCATTTATTGCCATGTTCAAAAAAGCACTTGGAAGCACTCCCGGAAGATACTTCAAAGAAGTCTTGCCCTTGCGCGCCCCAAAACTGCACTAA